GCTCGGCCTCGAGGTCGCAGTCGGCAGACGTGAGCGCCGGATGGGTGCGCGAGTGCGAGCCGATGCTCCATCCCTCGCGCGCCAGTTCACCGATCTGCTCTGCGGTCATGTGCCGATGGGGCGGCATTCCCGCATCCCAGGAATTGGTTCCCCCCACGACATCGGTGATGACGAACAGCGTGGCCGGAACCTCGAGCTCGCGCAAGATGGGACGCGCGTGCTCGAACACGTCTTCATAGGCGTCATCGAACGTGATGAGCACCGCATTGGCCGGCAGCGGGCGCGTCGGTCCGGCGTCGAGCACCCGATCGAGGGTCACCGGCACGTACCACGCGGCCAGCAGCGCCTCCATCTGGCGGCGGAACCGCGCGGGGGTGATGCGGAACGACCCGTCCGGGCCATCGTGAACGTGGTGGTAGAGCAGCACTCGGAGGGTCGATGCGCCCTCCATCGCTAGATCAGCTCCGGCAGGCGCTCGAACCCGAGATCTTCTTCGAGGGTCACCCACGCCTCCGGCGATGCGTGCAGAACGCGCCGCCCCTCTTCACCTGCGCTCTTCACGTCGCGCTCGAGGGCCTCGCGCGACGCGTGGATGCTCCCCCACAGGCGATGCCAGGCACCCTCTGCGTCACGCGCGATGATCGACCAGATGCGCCGCTCGTCGAGGGCGCGCACCATGGTGGCGCGCGCCTCGAGCGGCGGCGCCGACAGGCCGAGGGCGCCCTGCAGGCGCTCTGGCGTGAAGCCCAGCACGGCGCACTCGTGGACGGTGCCGGTGCGCGGCGTCTTCGGAAGCTCTTCGAGGAAGCGGCAGGCCTGCAGGGTCGACGGATCGGCGCTCGCGTGCACGTCGGCGCCGGGCACGCAGGCCGGGTCGAGAAAGCGCCGGGCCGCCGCCAGGGTGGACTCGTCTGGCTCGAGACGGCTCGTGGTATGAATGAAGCGCTTGGCTTCGCGCGGCAGTATCTCGGCGTCGAAGAACCGCTCGTAGTAGAGCCCGATGAACGGCGTGCCGAGCATGAGGCACTCCGTGATCTGCTGGAAGGCGCACTTGCCGACGGCCAGGTCGGAGATCTGCATCAAGCCGGCCAGGGTCTCCTCATTTGGTGGGTGCATGTAGGTCACCGACGGCGGCAGATCGGCCGGCGCGGACGTGCGCGTGATGACCACCGCGCGCACATCGATCTCTCGGGCCAGGGCCGTGACGATGCGCGTGCCCAGATCGCGCACCCCGTCGTCGTAGCCGAGCACGGTGATGAGCCGCTGACCTTCGCGCGCGGGCCCCAGCAAGGCGCGGGCCGCGTCAGCTCGGGGCTCGACGAAGGGCCCCACCTGGCAGACGTGCGCCGGCATCGCCTCACCGTGGCAGGCGCTCACCCCCGTGAAGACGATGGCGTCTGCCAGCGCGCCGTGGTTGCGCAGGAAGTAGTGCGCAAAGGTGGCGTTGTAGACGTTGTCGAGGTAGACCACGGGAATGCCGGCCTCAATGGCGCAGAGCGCGGCCTCGAGCATGGGGCCGCCCATGGGAACCTCGGCCAGGGCCACCAGATGCGGACCGAAGCGCGCCATCTGGCTGCGCAGGCCCTCGCGCACGTCGTCCACGGTAGCGTCCATCGACTCGGTACGAAACAGGTGAAACGCCTCGTGGGCGCGGCGGGTGAGATCGTCTTGGTAGAAGTCGCGCCCCCCCGCGTGGAGCGCCACGCGATGGCCGCGCGCGTAGAGACCCATCCCTAAGCGAAGGGCGCGTTTGTAGGTGCCGATGAGCAGCTGGCCGTTCGGCTCGACGACGCAGTATCCGCAGATGAGGATTCTCACGGGGGCGTGCTTCCGTTCGCGCGCCCTGGCCTCCTTCGCCGCGCGCGAAGGTCAGCGCCCGCGCAGGTACGAGATTGTCTCAGTCGGCCACCCGACGGCGGTGCCCTGTGGGGCACGTTCCCTGGGTGTAGTCGTAGAACCCGTCATCGTACTCGTCCTGGCAGCGATAGTGCATCTTGCAGTAGACCCGATCGCAGTCCGGGCAGTAGGCATCGATGCCCTCGTAGCACTCGCCCGTGTCGATGAGGTAGGCATGCGCCTCGGCCACCGCGCCACGCTCGAGGCATTCAAACATGGGGCGGGCACGAGACATGGAGAACGACTGCTGCCAGACGATTCCCCTGCACAGCAGGGAGG
This window of the Pseudomonadota bacterium genome carries:
- a CDS encoding polysaccharide deacetylase family protein, coding for MEGASTLRVLLYHHVHDGPDGSFRITPARFRRQMEALLAAWYVPVTLDRVLDAGPTRPLPANAVLITFDDAYEDVFEHARPILRELEVPATLFVITDVVGGTNSWDAGMPPHRHMTAEQIGELAREGWSIGSHSRTHPALTSADCDLEAE